The proteins below come from a single Bacteroidales bacterium WCE2004 genomic window:
- a CDS encoding Acyl carrier protein, with product MTNLEKLNGIFCEVFSVDAGALGAGFDNKSVEGWDSVRQLSLTAAVEDSFDIMLDPEDILEFTSYDNAKTILAKYDIEL from the coding sequence ATGACCAATCTGGAGAAATTGAATGGCATCTTCTGCGAGGTGTTCTCGGTGGATGCCGGGGCGTTGGGCGCCGGTTTTGACAACAAGAGCGTGGAGGGCTGGGACAGCGTCCGCCAGCTGAGCCTCACCGCTGCGGTGGAGGACAGCTTCGACATCATGCTGGACCCGGAGGACATCCTGGAGTTCACCTCCTACGACAACGCCAAGACCATCCTGGCCAAGTACGACATCGAACTGTAA
- a CDS encoding Acyl-CoA synthetase (AMP-forming)/AMP-acid ligase II, with the protein MFLDLDKKERTRIAAIDDSGEALTYGELCDFAAEFRRYLPERALLFLLSENCHGSLLGYVGCLSNGIVPLILSARTEESLYTNLRDMYRPAYLWAPEAMAETLGYAEVFRAHGYVLLATGNAPVAMHPDLALLLPTSGSTGSPKLVRHSLRNIEANADNVRRLFQLTGAEKAMAILPMHYTMGLSVIASHLLAGATLLLSGRSLLDRGFWSTLKEATSFTGVPYSYELLMKMRFTRMDLPKLEVITQGGGKLTPEMFRALAEYARDKGKKFIATYGQSECTARMAYLPAELALEKTCSIGFAEPGGQLSIVDAEGNETFEGEATGEMVYRGENVTLGYAYGVEDLQKGDENHGVMHTGDLARRDADGCYFIVGRLKRFLKIFGLRIGLDEVENLIKQEYKADCYCKGDDEKLVVLVMDPALVEALPGFIEEKTHLFHKNIEVRLVDAILRNEAGKVINQ; encoded by the coding sequence ATGTTTTTAGACCTTGACAAGAAAGAGCGGACCCGCATCGCCGCCATCGACGACAGCGGGGAAGCCTTGACCTATGGCGAGCTCTGCGACTTCGCCGCGGAGTTCCGCCGATATCTGCCGGAGCGGGCCTTGCTGTTCCTCCTCTCGGAGAACTGCCACGGCTCGCTGCTGGGTTATGTCGGGTGCCTTTCCAACGGCATCGTCCCGCTCATCCTGAGCGCCCGGACGGAGGAGAGCCTGTACACCAACCTCCGGGACATGTACCGGCCCGCCTATCTGTGGGCGCCGGAGGCGATGGCGGAGACGCTCGGCTATGCGGAAGTGTTCCGCGCGCACGGCTACGTGCTGCTCGCCACGGGCAACGCCCCGGTGGCGATGCATCCCGACCTGGCGCTGCTGCTGCCGACTTCCGGCTCCACCGGCAGCCCCAAGCTGGTGCGGCACAGCCTGCGCAACATTGAGGCCAACGCCGACAACGTGCGGCGGCTGTTCCAGCTGACCGGCGCGGAGAAGGCGATGGCCATCCTTCCGATGCATTACACGATGGGCCTCTCGGTGATCGCAAGCCACCTGCTGGCGGGCGCCACGCTGCTCCTGTCCGGCCGGTCCCTGCTGGACCGCGGGTTCTGGAGCACGCTCAAGGAGGCCACCAGCTTCACGGGCGTGCCCTACAGCTACGAGCTGCTGATGAAGATGCGCTTCACGCGCATGGACCTGCCCAAGCTGGAGGTCATCACCCAGGGCGGCGGCAAGCTGACGCCGGAGATGTTCCGGGCGCTGGCCGAATACGCCCGCGACAAGGGCAAGAAGTTCATCGCCACCTACGGCCAGTCGGAGTGTACGGCGCGCATGGCCTACCTCCCGGCCGAGTTGGCGCTGGAGAAGACCTGCAGCATCGGCTTTGCCGAGCCGGGCGGGCAGCTCTCGATCGTGGACGCCGAAGGCAACGAGACCTTCGAGGGCGAAGCCACGGGCGAGATGGTGTATCGCGGCGAGAATGTGACCCTGGGCTACGCCTATGGCGTGGAGGACCTGCAGAAGGGCGACGAGAACCACGGCGTGATGCACACCGGCGACCTGGCACGGCGCGATGCTGACGGCTGCTACTTCATCGTCGGCCGCCTGAAGCGGTTCCTGAAGATCTTCGGCCTGCGCATCGGCCTGGACGAGGTGGAGAACCTCATCAAGCAGGAATACAAAGCCGACTGCTACTGCAAGGGCGACGATGAGAAACTGGTGGTGCTGGTGATGGATCCGGCTCTGGTTGAGGCCCTGCCGGGCTTCATCGAGGAGAAGACCCACCTGTTCCACAAGAACATAGAAGTGCGCCTCGTGGACGCGATCCTGCGCAACGAGGCCGGTAAAGTGATCAATCAATAA